The Canis aureus isolate CA01 chromosome 24, VMU_Caureus_v.1.0, whole genome shotgun sequence genome includes a window with the following:
- the LOC144296348 gene encoding olfactory receptor 9S13-like isoform X2 — MTLTWKSVLQGVNLTHLICQFPSGGPRLMPSHSNGNHSKVYFQDFVLEGFAGGLETQALLFAVFLALYMVTVLGNLLMIIVITLDARLHSPMYFFLKNLSFVDLCYSSVIAPNALANFFSSSKVITFAGCATQFFFLSLLATTEGFLLGVMAYDRFMAICSPLRYPTTMCQSACTRLVLGAYCGGCFNSVVQTSFTFHLPFCSSNRINHFFCDVPPLLQIACGNTAINELLLFGICGLIIVAVTIVILISYGYITVTILRMGSGAGRRKIFSTCGSHMTAVTLFFGTLFVMYAQPGAIESMEQGKVVSVFYTLVIPMLNPLIYSLRNKDVKEALRRLGQKHTAM, encoded by the exons ATGaccctcacctggaagag TGTTCTGCAGGGAGTTAACTTGACCCACTTAATCTGCCAATTCCCCTCTGGAGGACCGAGGCTCATGCCATCCCACAGTAATGGAAACCACTCCAAGGtctactttcaagattttgtgcTGGAGGGATTTGCAGGTGGCCTTGAGACCCAGGCCCTGCTCTTTGCTGTTTTCCTGGCCCTGTACATGGTGACTGTCCTGGGTAACCTCCTCATGATCATCGTTATCACCCTGGATGCCCGCCTGCACTCCCCAATGTACTTCTTCCTCAAGAACCTCTCCTTTGTGGACTTGTGCTACTCATCTGTCATTGCCCCCAATGCACTGGCCAACTTCTTCTCCTCATCCAAGGTCATCACCTTTGCAGGATGTGCcacccagtttttctttttatccctgcTGGCCACAACTGAAGGCTTCCTCCTGGGTGTCATGGCCTACGACCGCTTCATGGCTATCTGTAGCCCCTTGCGTTACCCCACCACCATGTGCCAGTCTGCCTGCACTCGCCTGGTGCTGGGCGCCTACTGTGGAGGCTGCTTCAACTCTGTTGTGCAGACCAGCTTCACATTCCACCTCCCATTCTGCAGCTCCAACCGCATCAACCACTTCTTCTGTGATGTGCCCCCTCTGCTCCAGATCGCCTGTGGCAACACGGCCATCAATGAACTTCTCTTGTTTGGCATCTGTGGGCTCATCATAGTGGCTGTGACGATTGTGATCCTCATCTCCTATGGCTACATCACAGTGACCATCCTGAGGATGGGATCAGGAGCTGGGAGACGCAAGATCTTCTCCACCTGTGGCTCCCACATGACTGCAGTGACTCTCTTTTTTGGGACTCTCTTTGTCATGTATGCCCAGCCAGGAGCAATTGAGTCCATGGAGCAGGGCAAGGTGGTCTCTGTCTTCTACACGCTGGTCATCCCAATGCTCAATCCCCTCATCTACAGTCTGCGAAACAAGGATGTGAAGGAGGCCCTGCGGAGGCTGGGCCAGAAGCACACGGCCATGTGA
- the LOC144296352 gene encoding olfactory receptor 9S13-like encodes MPSHSNENLSKVYIQDFVLEGFGGGLETQVLLFTLFLALYMVTLLGNILMIIIITLDARLHSPMYFFLKNLSFVDLCYSSVIAPNALANFFSSSKVITFAGCATQFFFFSLLASTECFLLGVMAYDRFMAICNPLHYPSTMCQSACTRLVLGAYCGGCFNSVVQTSFTFHLSFCSSNRINHFFCDVPPLLQIACGNTAINKLLLFGICGLIIVGVTFVILISYGYITVTILRMRSGAGRRKIFSTCGSHMTAVTLFFGTLFVMYAQPGAIESMEQGKVVSVFYTLVIPMLNPLIYSLRNKDVKEAVQRLGQKHTVT; translated from the coding sequence ATGCCATCCCACAGTAATGAAAACCTCTCCAAGGTCTACATTCAAGATTTTGTGCTGGAGGGATTTGGGGGtggcctggagacccaggtgCTACTCTTCACTCTGTTTCTGGccctgtacatggtgactctgctggGGAACATTCTCATGATCATCATAATTACCCTGGATGCCCGCCTGCACTCCCCAATGTACTTCTTCCTCAAGAACCTCTCCTTCGTGGACTTGTGCTACTCATCTGTGATCGCCCCCAATGCACTGGCCAACTTCTTCTCCTCATCCAAGGTCATCACCTTTGCAGGATGTGCcacccagtttttctttttctccctcctggcCAGCACTGAATGCTTCCTCCTGGGTgtcatggcctatgaccgcttcATGGCCATCTGTAACCCCTTACATTACCCGAGCACCATGTGCCAGTCTGCCTGCACTCGCCTGGTGCTGGGCGCCTACTGTGGAGGCTGCTTCAACTCTGTTGTGCAGACCAGCTTCACATTCCACCTCTCATTCTGCAGCTCCAACCGCATCAACCACTTCTTCTGTGATGTGCCCCCTCTGCTCCAGATCGCCTGTGGCAACACGGCCATCAATAAACTTCTCTTGTTTGGCATCTGTGGGCTCATCATTGTGGGTGTGACATTTGTGATCCTCATCTCCTATGGCTACATCACAGTGACCATCCTGAGGATGCGGTCAGGAGCTGGGAGACGCAAGATCTTCTCCACCTGTGGCTCCCACATGACTGCAGTGACCCTCTTTTTTGGGACTCTCTTTGTCATGTATGCCCAGCCAGGAGCAATTGAGTCCATGGAGCAGGGCAAGGTGGTCTCTGTCTTCTACACGCTGGTCATCCCAATGCTCAATCCTCTCATCTACAGTCTGCGAAACAAGGATGTGAAGGAAGCTGTGCAGAGGCTGGGCCAGAAACACACAGTCACGTGA
- the LOC144296348 gene encoding olfactory receptor 9S13-like isoform X3, translating into MPSHSNENLSKVYIQDFVLEGFGGGLETQALLFTLFLALYMVTLLGNILMIIIITLDARLHSPMYFFLKNLSFVDLCYSSVIAPNALANFFSSSKVITFAGCATQFFFISLMATTECFLLGVMAYDRFMAICSPLRYPSTMCQSACTRLVLGAYCGGCFNSVVQTSFTFHLPFCSSNHINHFFCDVPPLLQIACGNTAINELLLFGICGLIIVGVTFVILISYGYITVTILRMGSGAGRRKIFSTCGSHMTAVTLFFGTLFVMYAQPGAIESMEQGKVVSVFYTLVIPMLNPLIYSLRNKDVKEAVQRLGQKHTVM; encoded by the coding sequence ATGCCATCCCACAGTAATGAAAATCTCTCTAAGGTCTACATTCAAGATTTTGTGCTGGAGGGATTTGGGGGTGGCCTGGAGACCCAGGCGCTACTCTTCACTCTGTTTCTGGccctgtacatggtgactctTCTGGGGAACATCCTCATGATCATCATAATTACCCTGGATGCCCGCCTGCACTCCCCAATGTACTTCTTCCTCAAGAACCTCTCCTTCGTGGACTTGTGCTACTCATCTGTCATTGCCCCCAATGCACTGGCCAACTTCTTCTCGTCATCCAAGGTCATCACCTTTGCAGGATGTGCCACCCAGTTTTTCTTTATCTCCCTTATGGCAACCACTGAATGCTTCCTCCTGGGTgtcatggcctatgaccgcttcATGGCCATCTGTAGCCCTTTGCGCTACCCGAGCACCATGTGCCAGTCTGCCTGCACTCGCCTGGTGCTGGGCGCCTACTGTGGAGGCTGCTTCAACTCTGTTGTGCAGACCAGCTTCACATTCCACCTCCCATTCTGCAGCTCCAACCACATCAACCACTTCTTCTGTGATGTGCCCCCTCTGCTCCAGATCGCCTGTGGCAACACGGCCATCAATGAACTTCTCTTGTTTGGCATCTGTGGGCTCATCATTGTGGGTGTGACGTTTGTGATCCTCATCTCCTATGGCTACATCACAGTGACCATCCTGAGGATGGGATCAGGAGCTGGGAGACGCAAGATCTTCTCCACCTGTGGCTCCCACATGACTGCAGTGACTCTCTTTTTTGGGACTCTCTTTGTCATGTATGCCCAGCCAGGAGCAATTGAGTCCATGGAGCAGGGCAAGGTGGTCTCTGTCTTCTACACGCTGGTCATCCCAATGCTCAATCCTCTCATCTACAGTCTGCGAAACAAGGATGTGAAGGAGGCTGTGCAGAGGCTGGGCCAGAAACACACAGTCATGTGA
- the LOC144296348 gene encoding olfactory receptor 9S13-like isoform X1 — protein MTLTWRSVLQGVNLTHLICQFPSGGPRLMPSHSNGNHSKVYFQDFVLEGFAGGLETQALLFAVFLALYMVTVLGNLLMIIVITLDARLHSPMYFFLKNLSFVDLCYSSVIAPNALANFFSSSKVITFAGCATQFFFLSLLATTEGFLLGVMAYDRFMAICSPLRYPTTMCQSACTRLVLGAYCGGCFNSVVQTSFTFHLPFCSSNRINHFFCDVPPLLQIACGNTAINELLLFGICGLIIVAVTIVILISYGYITVTILRMGSGAGRRKIFSTCGSHMTAVTLFFGTLFVMYAQPGAIESMEQGKVVSVFYTLVIPMLNPLIYSLRNKDVKEALRRLGQKHTAM, from the exons ATGaccctcacctggaggag TGTTCTGCAGGGAGTTAACTTGACCCACTTAATCTGCCAATTCCCCTCTGGAGGACCGAGGCTCATGCCATCCCACAGTAATGGAAACCACTCCAAGGtctactttcaagattttgtgcTGGAGGGATTTGCAGGTGGCCTTGAGACCCAGGCCCTGCTCTTTGCTGTTTTCCTGGCCCTGTACATGGTGACTGTCCTGGGTAACCTCCTCATGATCATCGTTATCACCCTGGATGCCCGCCTGCACTCCCCAATGTACTTCTTCCTCAAGAACCTCTCCTTTGTGGACTTGTGCTACTCATCTGTCATTGCCCCCAATGCACTGGCCAACTTCTTCTCCTCATCCAAGGTCATCACCTTTGCAGGATGTGCcacccagtttttctttttatccctgcTGGCCACAACTGAAGGCTTCCTCCTGGGTGTCATGGCCTACGACCGCTTCATGGCTATCTGTAGCCCCTTGCGTTACCCCACCACCATGTGCCAGTCTGCCTGCACTCGCCTGGTGCTGGGCGCCTACTGTGGAGGCTGCTTCAACTCTGTTGTGCAGACCAGCTTCACATTCCACCTCCCATTCTGCAGCTCCAACCGCATCAACCACTTCTTCTGTGATGTGCCCCCTCTGCTCCAGATCGCCTGTGGCAACACGGCCATCAATGAACTTCTCTTGTTTGGCATCTGTGGGCTCATCATAGTGGCTGTGACGATTGTGATCCTCATCTCCTATGGCTACATCACAGTGACCATCCTGAGGATGGGATCAGGAGCTGGGAGACGCAAGATCTTCTCCACCTGTGGCTCCCACATGACTGCAGTGACTCTCTTTTTTGGGACTCTCTTTGTCATGTATGCCCAGCCAGGAGCAATTGAGTCCATGGAGCAGGGCAAGGTGGTCTCTGTCTTCTACACGCTGGTCATCCCAATGCTCAATCCCCTCATCTACAGTCTGCGAAACAAGGATGTGAAGGAGGCCCTGCGGAGGCTGGGCCAGAAGCACACGGCCATGTGA